One stretch of Danio rerio strain Tuebingen ecotype United States chromosome 6, GRCz12tu, whole genome shotgun sequence DNA includes these proteins:
- the pde6d gene encoding retinal rod rhodopsin-sensitive cGMP 3',5'-cyclic phosphodiesterase subunit delta (The RefSeq protein has 1 substitution compared to this genomic sequence), whose translation MSSDEDRAKEILKGFKLNWMNLRDAETGKVLWQGTEDLSLPGVEHEARVPKKILKCKAVSRELNFSSVEKLEKFRLEQKVFFKGQCLEEWFFEFGFVIPNSTNTWQSLIEAAPESQMMPANVLTGNVVIETKFFDDDLHVSTSRVRLFYV comes from the exons ATGTCTTCGGACGAAGACAGAGCGAAGGAGATTCTGAAGGGGTTTAAACT AAACTGGATGAATCTTCGAGATGCTGAGACAGGGAAGGTTCTCTGGCAGGGGACCGAAGACCTCTCTCTTCCTGGGGTAGAACACGAAG ctcGAGTTCCTAAGAAGATCCTCAAATGTAAAGCTGTCTCCAGAGAGCTGAATTTCTCTTCAGTAGAAAAACTGGAAAAATTCAGACTGGAGCAGAAAGTTTACTTTAAAGGCCAGTGCCTAGAAG AGTGGTTTTTTGAGTTTGGCTTTGTGATTCCTAATTCAACAAACACATGGCAGTCTTTGATAGAAGCCGCACCAGAGTCACAGATGATGCCTGCAAATGTCTTAAC TGGTAATGTTGTTATAGAGACCAAGTTTTTTGATGACGACCTTCATGTCAGCACATCCCGGGTACGACTCTTCTATGTCTGA
- the pde6d gene encoding retinal rod rhodopsin-sensitive cGMP 3',5'-cyclic phosphodiesterase subunit delta isoform X1, with translation MNLRDAETGKVLWQGTEDLSLPGVEHEARVPKKILKCKAVSRELNFSSVEKLEKFRLEQKVYFKGQCLEEWFFEFGFVIPNSTNTWQSLIEAAPESQMMPANVLTGNVVIETKFFDDDLHVSTSRVRLFYV, from the exons ATGAATCTTCGAGATGCTGAGACAGGGAAGGTTCTCTGGCAGGGGACCGAAGACCTCTCTCTTCCTGGGGTAGAACACGAAG ctcGAGTTCCTAAGAAGATCCTCAAATGTAAAGCTGTCTCCAGAGAGCTGAATTTCTCTTCAGTAGAAAAACTGGAAAAATTCAGACTGGAGCAGAAAGTTTACTTTAAAGGCCAGTGCCTAGAAG AGTGGTTTTTTGAGTTTGGCTTTGTGATTCCTAATTCAACAAACACATGGCAGTCTTTGATAGAAGCCGCACCAGAGTCACAGATGATGCCTGCAAATGTCTTAAC TGGTAATGTTGTTATAGAGACCAAGTTTTTTGATGACGACCTTCATGTCAGCACATCCCGGGTACGACTCTTCTATGTCTGA
- the phb2b gene encoding prohibitin-2b, whose protein sequence is MANKEPSRFLQNLRDLMGRISSGSRGAGIGLKLLIGAGALAYGVREATYTVEGGQRAIIFNRIGGVQLDTVLTEGLHFRIPWFQYPIIYDIRARPRKISSLTGSKDLQMVNIALRVLSRPLASNLPIMYQQLGQDYDERVLPSIVNEVLKSVVAKFNASQLITQRAQVSLLIRRELFERAKDFNIILDDVAITELSFSREYTAAVEAKQVAQQEAQRAQFFVEKAKQEQKQKIIQAEGEAQAAKMLGEAVTKNPGYLKLRRIRAAQNIAKTVAASQNKVYLSADSLVMNLQDDSFNKLSLGKK, encoded by the exons ATGGCGAATAAAGAGCCTAGC AGGTTCCTTCAGAACCTGAGAGATTTGATGGGACGCATATCCTCAGGTTCGAGGGGCGCTGGAATCGGACTAAAGTTATTAATTGGAGCAGGTGCACTCGCTTATGGAGTTAGAGAAGCCACTTATACAG TGGAGGGTGGCCAACGAGCAATTATCTTTAACAGAATTGGAGGGGTCCAGTTAGATACCGTCCTCACTGAGGGTCTCCACTTCAG GATACCATGGTTTCAGTATCCAATCATATATGATATCCGAGCCAGACCAAGAAAAATATCATCTCTAACAGGAAGCAAAG ACCTGCAGATGGTGAACATTGCGTTGCGCGTGTTGTCACGACCTTTGGCTTCCAACCTGCCCATCATGTACCAGCAGCTGGGGCAGGACTATGATGAGCGCGTGCTGCCGTCCATTGTAAACGAAGTTCTGAAGAGCGTGGTTGCCAAATTCAACGCTTCCCAACTAATTACGCAAAGAGCCCAA GTCTCCCTGCTCATCCGACGGGAGCTCTTTGAACGTGCTAAAGACTTCAACATTATTCTGGATGATGTGGCCATCACAGAGCTGAGCTTCAGCAGGGAGTACACAGCAGCTGTGGAGGCTAAACAAGTTG CCCAGCAGGAGGCACAAAGAGCTCAGTTCTTTGTGGAGAAAGCTAAACAAGAACAGAAGCAGAAGATTATCCAAGCTGAAGGAGAAGCTCAGGCAGCCAAAATG TTAGGGGAGGCTGTCACAAAGAACCCTGGATACCTGAAACTAAGAAGAATCAGAGCAGCACAGAACATCGCCAAAACG GTGGCCGCTTCACAGAACAAGGTGTACCTGAGTGCTGATAGTTTGGTTATGAATCTACAGGATGACTCTTTTAACAA ATTGTCGCTCGGAAAGAAGTAA
- the phb2b gene encoding prohibitin-2b isoform X1, translating to MRRSPTTSVKRFEYPEKRHVNVSLLIRRELFERAKDFNIILDDVAITELSFSREYTAAVEAKQVAQQEAQRAQFFVEKAKQEQKQKIIQAEGEAQAAKMLGEAVTKNPGYLKLRRIRAAQNIAKTVAASQNKVYLSADSLVMNLQDDSFNKLSLGKK from the exons atgagaagatcCCCCACAACATCTGTAAAACGCTTTGAGTACCCAGAAAAGCGTCatgtaaat GTCTCCCTGCTCATCCGACGGGAGCTCTTTGAACGTGCTAAAGACTTCAACATTATTCTGGATGATGTGGCCATCACAGAGCTGAGCTTCAGCAGGGAGTACACAGCAGCTGTGGAGGCTAAACAAGTTG CCCAGCAGGAGGCACAAAGAGCTCAGTTCTTTGTGGAGAAAGCTAAACAAGAACAGAAGCAGAAGATTATCCAAGCTGAAGGAGAAGCTCAGGCAGCCAAAATG TTAGGGGAGGCTGTCACAAAGAACCCTGGATACCTGAAACTAAGAAGAATCAGAGCAGCACAGAACATCGCCAAAACG GTGGCCGCTTCACAGAACAAGGTGTACCTGAGTGCTGATAGTTTGGTTATGAATCTACAGGATGACTCTTTTAACAA ATTGTCGCTCGGAAAGAAGTAA